CAAGCTGAACAGCTAGCTCAAGCTCTCGAACAAATCAAAAATACACAAGCACAACTAATTAAAAGTGAAAAAATGTCCAGCTTAGGACTATGGGCGCTGGGTGTAGCACACGAAATCAAAAATCCTGTTAACTATATCTCCACCAGTCTATCTGACATCAGCTATAGCACCCAAAAACTGTTAGAAATGTTGCGTTTGTATCAGTTGCACTATCCTGAACCCGACGGTGAAATTAGCGATCGCGCACAATCCATAAATCTGCATTTTCTCATCAACAAGCTACCTAAAATCTTGTTATCAATGAAATTACAAGTTGAACGCATCAACTCGATGATGTTATCGTTACGCAATTTTTCTTACGAGGATGCGATACCGATGAAATCTGCTGAGGATTATAGAGAATAGGGCATTAGAAGCGGCAGAGGGGCAGAGGGAGAGGGAGAGGGAGCAGGGGAGAAGCTCAGATGCTACTCCTTTGTCTATTTCATATAGATAACTTTTCTTCACATAACTGTAGGCGATCGCTAAACATAAAAATTACAAATTGTAAAAGCCCCTCTTGCTTTGAGAGGAGCTTTGTAAAGTTTATTTGCTAAATATTGTTGTAGTTTTATTAAAACACGCTCATGATGGTGATAATGCTAGCGCTTGTCAACATGATGATAGCGCCCATAAATATAGATACACCCAAATTACCTGAGGTTTTAGAGTCGTTCATTTTATTGAAATCCCTGTAAAGTTAAGGATTCATTAAGAATATCAATATCGGTATTTTATATCCATATATATACGGAAAAAATTAAAATTACGTAATGTTTCTTAGTAAATGCTGTGGCATTTACTTACATAAAAATACTGGCAAAGGTGAATCGCTGACGAAAATCAAGATAAAGAGGGAAGATTTGAGGCTATGGGAAGCAATTAAAACCGCCCTGAAGATAGTAGTTCGATTGATGGTGCGCTAATAAAATTTTGAGGCTACCGCCGGAACTACTATTTTGCTAGGACGATTTTGGAAAAGATGATAAGTAAGTCGGTGAGAAAAAACCAAACTATGTAAAGAAAAGTACAATCTCTGTATTTGGCTCGTAGTCGCGCTTTAGCGCTAAAGCGCGACTACAAACAAGTGATGATTATTTATACCGACTTACTTAGAGGAGTATTGTAAATAACGTTTTAGCCTAGAACAACAACTTAGAATCTTTATCTAGTAAAGGTTGTAGCCGTTGTAAACCACAAAATTCAAGTGGTGAGAGTGTCAACCAGATAAATTAAACAGGTTCAGGAATTGTTTGGGGTATTGGTTCGGGAACTGTTTGCGGAATCGGCCCGGGTACAGGCTGGGGAATAGGCGCAGGTACGGGTTCGGGTACAGGACCCGGTATGGGTTGGGGAATGTTTGGCTCTGGTACGGGTTCAGGACTGGGTAGGGGATTTGGTACGGGATTGGGAATTCCAGGTTCGGGTATAGAAATAGCAATAGGTTTAATCATGGAAAGTCTCAATTAAATTACTCGACCTTCCCAACCTAGATGACAATTTAAGCTACTGACATCTCCCTAAATAGCTAAGTGGTAGGCGTAATTAAAAATAACTGGCGAAGGTTGTCATTAAAATTTAATGCACAACTTTAGTCGTGTCATTCCACTACGAGATTTATGCCCGTTGTGCGCCTGGTTGCCCGTTTTGTACTACAAACGAAGCTAGAGTACTAATAGAAGCATTAGGACTAATGATAGTTGATACAGCACGGTAATCGCTCTGCCAGCGTTCTGGCGTCAGCTTGCAGCGGACGTAGCCGCGAGAAGCGCCATCAAAGAATTTTGTGTGAGGATTATCTATTAAGGCGGCTTGAACTGGGGCGATAAATTCGGCAGGAAAATCAGAGGAGATTGAGGTTCCGACAAACTCTGTACCAACTGTAATGGAGGCTGGGTTGTTGAAGTCTGCTTTGAGGTCGTGTACCCAACTAGCGTGGAAGTCTCCGGTAATTACCACTGGGTTGGAAGGTTGGCGCTGTTGCAGAAAGTTCAAGAGTCGATTTCGCGCTGCTACGTAGCCATCCCACTGATCCATGATGAATACTCCGATATCGGGGCGAGGATCGAAATCATATTCAGCTAGCATAGTTTGTTGAGCTATTACATTCCAACGCGATCGCGATTTATCTAACCCTTGAAATAACCACTGCTCTTGCTCTTTCCCCGTCATCGTAGCATTGGCATCAAAAGCTTGGACGCAACGGGGTTTTATTCCGTCATTACAAGGTTGGTCAGTGCGATACTGGCGGGTATCCAAGACATTGAACTCAGCCAAATCACCGAAAGTCAACCGCCGATAAAGTTGCATATTTGACTTGTTGGGCAGAGAAGACTCCCGTAATGGCATATGTTCGTAGTATGCTTGATAAGCATTAGCTCGCCTAATTACAAATGCTTCCTGAGTTTGGTTATCTCCAGGTATTAAGTTAGCGTAGTTGTCATCAACGTCATGATCGTCCCACGTTACTATCCAAGGAAAGGCAGCATGAGCCGCTTGCAGATTCGAGTCGGTCTTGTATAAAGCGTAACGGTTACGATAGTCGATAAGGGAGAAGGTTTCCGGACTGTTATGTTGGCGTGCTCCTCCGGGTTGGGAGGCGGATTCGTAAATATAGTCACCAAGATGCACAACCAAATCAAGTTCTTCTTCAGCTAGATGTCGATAAGCTGTGTAATAGCCGTTTTGCCAATCTTGGCAGGAAACAAAGGCAAAGTTAAGCTGTTTGAGAGAACGGTGGAATGCGCCAGCTGTGCGAGTTCGTCCAATGGGACTAACTTCATCACCTACTCTAAACTGATACCAGTACCAACGCTCAGGCTCCAACCCACGCACATCAACGTGTACTGAATGTGCTAGTTCTGGAGTTGCTAAGGCTTTACCTTTTTGCACAACTTTTTTCATATTGTCATCAAGCGCAACTTCCCACCGCACTACAACATTTTCTAATGGCATTCCCCCACCATTGAGGGGATTGGGAGCTAGTCGCGTCCATAACACCACACCATCCGGTAAAGGATCGCCAGAGGCGACACCGAGGCTAAACGGATAGCCAGAAAGCTTAGGTTTTGCTATTGCTGGACGCCATTGGCTAGTCATCGCTAACCCTGTGAATAATCCTGCACCTAACAAAAAACTCCGGCGTCTGCAACGATGCTTGAGTAGGCGATCGCAATGCATGAATTCCATATTCACCCCTCGTCAAAAAGTTTCTCTGTTTTTATAGTCGAACCTAACAACGCCCAATCAAGCAACGTTTAATATAATGTTAATTTTGGCTATAAAATCATTACTTTCTGACTAAAAGGCGTATCTTTGGCGTAAATTCTCAAAATACTCTATGGTAGATAAGCAAATCGTCAATTTTATCAGCGGACACCTCGACTTAACACAGGCAGAATTTGATTTGCACTACCGCTGTTTGATTGATAATGCTCTAGAACAAAATCAAAGCTTTATTGTGGGAGATGCGCGAGGTGCAGACTTGCTCGCACAGCAATATCTTTTTGGGAAAACAGAGGCGGTTGTTGTCTACCATATGTTTACAAGTCCCCGAAATAATGTAGGATTTTCAACTCGCGGTGGATTTGAAAGTGACGCAGAGCGAGATGCACAAATGACACGTGATTCTCATCAAGATATTGCTTGGGTAAGACCAGGTAGAGAACGGTCTGGAACCCAGGCGAACCTAGATAGACGCTTCACAGGATAATTGGCAGTGTTGTAGATTCTCTTCACATTCTCTGCGGTTTTTTCTCCAAAATGCTCAATCAAAATCAAACGCCATTAATAGACGCTTTAAAAGCTTGTGCAACAAGTCCCCACGCTCCTTTCTATACTCCCGGACATAAGCGCGGACAGGGAATTGCTCAACCTTTGGCTGATTTGCTAGGTAAAGCTGTATTTGGCGTTGATTTAACAGAGTTAGGAGATTTAGATAATCTGTTTGCACCCCAAGGAGTAATTCAACAGGCGCAACAACTAGCAGCTGAAGCTTTTGGTGCTGCACAAACATGGTTTTTGGTCAATGGTTCTACCTGTGGTATAGAAGCAGCTATTCTCGCTACTTGTGGCACGGGTGATAAAATTATCCTGCCGCGAAATGTGCATTCTTCTGCGATCGCTGGTTTAATTCTTTCCGGTGCGATACCGATTTTTCTCAATCCTGAATATGACGCAGTTTTAGATATTGCCCACAGTATTACACCAACTGCTGTGCAAGCTGCTCTACAACA
The genomic region above belongs to Calothrix sp. NIES-2098 and contains:
- a CDS encoding alkaline phosphatase is translated as MEFMHCDRLLKHRCRRRSFLLGAGLFTGLAMTSQWRPAIAKPKLSGYPFSLGVASGDPLPDGVVLWTRLAPNPLNGGGMPLENVVVRWEVALDDNMKKVVQKGKALATPELAHSVHVDVRGLEPERWYWYQFRVGDEVSPIGRTRTAGAFHRSLKQLNFAFVSCQDWQNGYYTAYRHLAEEELDLVVHLGDYIYESASQPGGARQHNSPETFSLIDYRNRYALYKTDSNLQAAHAAFPWIVTWDDHDVDDNYANLIPGDNQTQEAFVIRRANAYQAYYEHMPLRESSLPNKSNMQLYRRLTFGDLAEFNVLDTRQYRTDQPCNDGIKPRCVQAFDANATMTGKEQEQWLFQGLDKSRSRWNVIAQQTMLAEYDFDPRPDIGVFIMDQWDGYVAARNRLLNFLQQRQPSNPVVITGDFHASWVHDLKADFNNPASITVGTEFVGTSISSDFPAEFIAPVQAALIDNPHTKFFDGASRGYVRCKLTPERWQSDYRAVSTIISPNASISTLASFVVQNGQPGAQRA